From a region of the Geothrix sp. 21YS21S-2 genome:
- a CDS encoding STAS domain-containing protein: MELSVKDVGDVTVATVVGSIDGLTAGALQDALEEQVRGGRVRLAVDFSAVDYTSSAGLRTLLAVVKEARRAGGDFRLGAVRPDVNRVLEISGFTGILKLFPGIDDAVASYGR, encoded by the coding sequence ATGGAACTGTCGGTGAAGGACGTGGGGGACGTGACCGTGGCCACGGTGGTCGGCAGCATCGACGGCCTGACCGCGGGGGCCCTGCAGGACGCCCTGGAGGAGCAGGTGCGGGGCGGGAGGGTCCGCCTGGCGGTGGACTTCAGCGCGGTGGACTACACCAGCAGCGCGGGCCTGCGCACGCTCCTGGCGGTGGTGAAGGAGGCGCGGCGCGCCGGCGGGGACTTCCGCCTGGGGGCGGTCAGGCCGGACGTGAACCGGGTGCTGGAGATCAGCGGGTTCACCGGCATCCTGAAGCTGTTCCCGGGGATCGACGACGCGGTGGCCAGCTATGGAAGGTAG
- a CDS encoding ATP-binding protein, whose protein sequence is MIGDGDTGTLEVAADEAGLGCILAFIGLACDRAGLADPVRHDLRLAVEEVCTNIIRHGYAPGAPGPIRLAFREGRGSYEVVVEDRAPAFDPASAPGPDLTSGWRERRPGGHGWSLVRAMVDQVLYQPVPPRGNRVTLVKSKPGRP, encoded by the coding sequence ATGATCGGGGATGGGGACACGGGCACCCTGGAGGTGGCCGCGGACGAGGCCGGGTTGGGGTGCATCCTGGCCTTCATCGGGCTCGCCTGCGACCGCGCCGGCCTGGCCGACCCCGTGCGCCACGACCTCCGGCTGGCGGTGGAGGAGGTCTGCACCAACATCATCCGGCACGGCTACGCGCCCGGCGCCCCGGGGCCCATCCGCCTCGCCTTCCGGGAGGGCCGGGGCTCGTACGAGGTCGTCGTGGAGGACCGCGCGCCGGCCTTCGATCCCGCCTCGGCCCCCGGGCCCGACCTGACCTCGGGGTGGCGGGAACGCAGGCCCGGCGGGCACGGCTGGAGCCTCGTGCGGGCCATGGTGGACCAGGTGCTCTACCAGCCGGTTCCGCCCCGGGGGAACCGGGTGACGCTCGTCAAATCGAAGCCAGGGAGGCCGTGA
- a CDS encoding class I SAM-dependent methyltransferase, with product MNESATTFANAYDDELRAASYAALEFPGTYHLAFRDLPDLLGRPVPGARALDFGCGAGRSTRFLADLGFRAEGADLSEAMLAEARARDPRGSYRRVPDGDLSALAGNRYHRILSAFTFDNVRTGSKPGLFRQLAGLLEPEGTLLNLVSSEELYRLEWASFSTAAFPGNAAPEPGAAVFTVMKDVPDARPVEDIFCPEAEYLELYRRAGLVRVLAHRPLGRPGEPFGWVNELRVAPWRIDVLRRA from the coding sequence ATGAATGAATCCGCGACGACCTTCGCCAACGCGTACGACGACGAGCTCCGCGCCGCCTCCTACGCGGCCCTGGAGTTTCCCGGCACCTACCACCTGGCCTTCCGGGACCTGCCGGACCTCCTCGGGCGGCCCGTCCCCGGGGCCCGGGCCCTGGACTTCGGCTGCGGCGCGGGCCGCTCCACCCGGTTCCTCGCGGACCTGGGCTTCCGGGCCGAGGGCGCGGACCTCTCGGAGGCCATGCTGGCCGAGGCCCGGGCCCGGGACCCCCGGGGCAGCTACCGCAGGGTGCCCGACGGGGACCTGTCGGCCCTGGCCGGGAACCGCTACCACCGGATCCTGTCGGCCTTCACCTTCGACAACGTGAGGACCGGCTCCAAGCCGGGCCTGTTCCGCCAGCTGGCGGGACTCCTGGAACCGGAAGGGACCCTGCTGAACCTGGTGAGCTCCGAGGAGCTCTACCGCCTGGAGTGGGCGTCCTTCAGCACCGCGGCCTTCCCCGGCAACGCGGCCCCGGAGCCGGGCGCTGCCGTGTTCACGGTGATGAAGGACGTGCCGGACGCCAGGCCCGTGGAGGACATTTTCTGCCCGGAGGCCGAGTACCTGGAGCTGTACCGCCGGGCCGGCCTCGTGCGCGTCCTCGCCCACCGCCCCCTGGGGCGCCCCGGCGAGCCCTTCGGCTGGGTCAACGAGCTCCGGGTCGCACCCTGGCGCATCGACGTGCTGCGCAGGGCCTGA
- a CDS encoding immunoglobulin domain-containing protein: protein MKVLRNLAHWSLCLAVLGLGTTTSPARAEGPGRDHDQGRHLGWVHKPDHLKIVTQPLSQTIVSGQAVTFKVEVTGKPSRFHYQWLKGHHRVGGDSASYTIPATTAASAGVYTVIVSNPTGWVHSHPATLAINVPPVITAQPAGLTVVQGANASFSVAAKGNGTLGYQWRKGGSALAGATSATLNLAAVTAASAGTYDAVVTNTVNGTVTSATSTAAALQVNVPPVFTLQPVSQTVDLGAPLALSVAASANQGSLAYQWRKDGQPIAGATSTEFGIAAIAVSDAGSYDAVATCTLDGTVTSTASLAAAVAVHAPPTILAQPQSRTVLPPDAVTFTVSATANHGGALTYSWRKNGTAIDGATTASYTVASTEFPTNADAYSVLVSDGTFQVESATVYATASVPSPVYAGDPVPVPSRPLTVLPSLHVDPVNYPNGAFRLGYDESLKNPVWTSYLVFPVHQPYANSTKDYVADTRLAAPQVGKDDYTGIYTGGAGSPDSYDRGHQVPRADVSYRYTPVAGDDATIMSNLVPQISQFNQQLWQRLEETIGGSKGGDTDGITSYLGRVWVYTGSYFPPSPAWWASKAQPGLNIAIPTACYKIVVSEATPGQPKALALILPNAWGLVNAPETLTTYVTSVARIEALTGLDFFPNLQAVAPGLDIPAWKANVEVRGWRAPFEQTSGPNVHMVEPSWDTTVNINDTVTFAGAATPNSASAAGTAIASATWNFGDGTPVSTGMTASHTYSLGGSFSASFTVQDSLGASNTITRVIKVKGGNEAPTFTGVSNQSTTAGSTVTASFKVADDSTAPGALTVNATADNTVLLPSALVVDNAAGTCTLALIPAAGATGSAIVTLTVTDGDGASTTATFTLTVTPGGVPGAPSLIISQYYEGASFDKWIEVTNVGSGIYDAAVTPIYLGLWTNPNTSNTFKTALVSGTLAPGASFLLKHSSAALPDAAHVTNGASAVGNSNVANFNGNDAVFLSPVGTATSAAWDARIDTIGDLSWGAANPAADKSYYRLPSILAGNPTYTATEWVQKTMAEVNAAVETDSARLGYHIYNK from the coding sequence ATGAAGGTCCTACGAAACTTGGCTCATTGGAGCCTGTGCCTGGCCGTGCTCGGCCTTGGCACCACCACCTCCCCCGCCCGGGCTGAAGGTCCGGGACGTGACCACGACCAGGGCCGGCACCTCGGCTGGGTCCACAAGCCCGATCACCTGAAGATCGTCACCCAGCCCCTGAGCCAGACCATCGTCAGCGGCCAGGCCGTGACCTTCAAGGTGGAAGTGACCGGCAAGCCCAGCAGGTTCCATTACCAATGGCTGAAGGGGCACCACCGGGTGGGCGGCGATTCCGCCAGCTACACGATCCCCGCCACCACCGCCGCCAGCGCCGGCGTCTACACGGTGATCGTGAGCAATCCGACGGGCTGGGTCCACAGCCACCCTGCCACCCTGGCCATCAATGTCCCTCCGGTCATCACCGCCCAGCCCGCCGGCCTCACCGTGGTGCAGGGCGCGAACGCCTCCTTCTCCGTCGCGGCCAAGGGCAATGGCACCCTGGGCTACCAGTGGCGCAAGGGGGGCTCGGCCCTGGCCGGGGCCACCTCCGCCACCCTGAACCTGGCCGCCGTGACGGCCGCCAGCGCCGGCACCTACGACGCGGTGGTCACCAACACCGTGAACGGCACGGTCACGTCCGCCACGTCCACGGCGGCCGCCCTCCAGGTCAACGTGCCCCCGGTCTTCACCCTCCAGCCGGTTTCCCAGACCGTGGACCTGGGCGCGCCCCTGGCCCTCAGCGTCGCGGCCTCCGCGAACCAGGGCTCCCTCGCCTACCAGTGGCGCAAGGACGGCCAGCCCATTGCCGGGGCGACCTCGACCGAGTTCGGCATCGCGGCCATCGCCGTCTCCGACGCGGGGAGCTATGACGCCGTGGCGACCTGCACCCTCGACGGAACGGTGACCTCCACCGCATCCCTGGCCGCCGCCGTCGCCGTCCACGCGCCGCCGACCATCCTGGCCCAGCCCCAGAGCCGCACCGTCCTGCCTCCGGACGCCGTGACGTTCACCGTCTCGGCCACCGCGAACCACGGCGGCGCCCTCACGTATTCCTGGAGGAAGAACGGCACCGCCATCGACGGCGCCACCACCGCCTCCTACACCGTGGCCTCGACCGAGTTCCCCACCAACGCGGACGCCTACTCCGTCCTGGTGAGCGACGGCACCTTCCAGGTGGAGAGCGCCACCGTCTACGCCACGGCCTCCGTGCCCAGCCCCGTCTACGCGGGCGATCCGGTCCCCGTTCCCAGCCGGCCCCTCACGGTGCTGCCTTCCCTCCACGTGGACCCCGTGAACTATCCCAACGGCGCCTTCCGCCTGGGCTATGACGAGTCCCTGAAGAACCCGGTCTGGACCTCGTACCTGGTCTTCCCCGTCCACCAGCCCTACGCCAATTCCACCAAGGACTACGTCGCCGACACGCGCCTGGCGGCGCCCCAGGTGGGCAAGGACGACTACACCGGCATCTACACGGGCGGCGCGGGCTCGCCGGACAGCTACGACCGCGGCCACCAGGTGCCCCGGGCCGACGTCTCCTACCGCTACACCCCGGTGGCCGGCGACGACGCCACCATCATGAGCAACCTCGTGCCCCAGATCTCCCAGTTCAACCAGCAGCTCTGGCAGCGGCTGGAGGAGACCATCGGCGGCAGCAAGGGCGGCGACACCGACGGCATCACCTCGTACCTGGGCCGGGTGTGGGTCTACACCGGTTCCTACTTCCCCCCCAGCCCCGCATGGTGGGCCTCCAAGGCCCAGCCCGGCCTGAACATCGCCATCCCCACGGCCTGCTACAAGATCGTGGTTTCCGAGGCCACGCCCGGCCAGCCCAAGGCCCTGGCCCTGATCCTTCCCAACGCCTGGGGCCTGGTCAACGCCCCGGAAACCCTCACGACCTACGTCACCTCCGTCGCCCGCATCGAGGCCCTCACCGGGCTGGACTTCTTCCCCAACCTCCAGGCCGTGGCCCCCGGCCTCGACATCCCCGCCTGGAAGGCCAACGTTGAAGTGCGCGGCTGGCGCGCCCCCTTCGAGCAGACCTCGGGCCCCAACGTCCACATGGTCGAGCCCAGCTGGGACACCACCGTGAACATCAACGACACCGTGACCTTCGCGGGCGCCGCCACCCCGAATTCCGCCTCCGCCGCGGGCACCGCCATCGCCTCGGCCACCTGGAACTTCGGCGACGGGACGCCGGTTTCCACCGGCATGACCGCCAGCCACACGTATTCCCTGGGCGGTTCCTTCTCCGCCTCCTTCACGGTCCAGGACAGCCTGGGCGCCAGCAACACCATCACCCGCGTCATCAAGGTGAAGGGCGGCAACGAGGCCCCCACCTTCACGGGCGTGTCCAACCAGTCCACCACCGCGGGCTCCACCGTCACCGCCTCCTTCAAGGTGGCCGACGACTCCACCGCTCCCGGCGCCCTCACCGTCAACGCCACCGCCGACAACACCGTCCTGCTGCCTTCCGCCCTGGTCGTGGACAACGCCGCCGGCACCTGCACCCTGGCCCTGATCCCGGCCGCCGGCGCCACCGGTTCGGCCATCGTCACCCTGACCGTCACCGACGGCGACGGCGCCAGCACGACGGCGACGTTCACGCTCACCGTCACCCCCGGCGGCGTCCCGGGCGCGCCCTCCCTGATCATCAGCCAGTACTACGAAGGCGCCAGCTTCGACAAGTGGATCGAGGTCACCAACGTCGGCTCCGGCATCTACGACGCCGCCGTCACCCCGATCTACCTCGGCCTGTGGACCAACCCGAACACCTCCAATACCTTCAAGACCGCGCTGGTCTCTGGCACCCTTGCCCCTGGCGCCAGCTTCCTCCTGAAGCACAGTTCCGCGGCCCTTCCCGACGCCGCCCATGTGACCAACGGCGCCTCCGCCGTCGGCAACAGCAACGTGGCCAACTTCAACGGCAACGACGCGGTCTTCCTTAGCCCGGTGGGCACGGCCACTTCCGCGGCCTGGGACGCCCGCATCGACACCATCGGCGACCTCTCCTGGGGCGCAGCCAATCCCGCCGCCGACAAGAGCTACTACCGGCTTCCGTCCATCCTCGCCGGGAACCCCACCTACACCGCCACCGAGTGGGTCCAGAAGACCATGGCCGAAGTCAATGCCGCCGTCGAGACGGATTCCGCCCGCCTCGGATACCACATCTACAACAAGTAG
- a CDS encoding CHAT domain-containing protein: MLRTVCSAFLLLCLARPVPAQDIKLARMAQKQQHFEIIRTLQPRIDRQEAVPSAQLMFLAGAYSETRNYSRLFPTCDRLQRQIEGGDARMFGGDLSALPHFMRANAFLDLGDPERALMEAQAADAILAGQTSSANAFLDAFHFETWGALGVAQALLGHSGQARACVARLEGVDLGATLNGPQKFTAIAKIHMALGDYAKALEAVRNPRAEYHGLASLLYDNTFQVIPLAYIQARCQLETGRVEEARAGYDRLLRHPRLAEVGGLHWPVLLDRARIALRDGQDPLAEDLLRRSVEVVERQRASIGTEAGRIGFVGDKQACYEELVALLARLGRAREAFEFVERAKGRALVDLLASQKQLGRPGDQAVLARLDSPGLDLRAIPDPAAPDSRGILVAARRELQARAPELASLVSVQDVRAGAIQARLGTDETLVEYYAAGPRWMAFVVTRTALTAHALEAPDLEARVRELRRTLADPGREPAQTRELQRMLLDRLDLATPRLTIVPHGVLHYVPFCALGTRDAALLDRFSLRILPSATLLTFLKPRKAGGGSLILGNPDLGQAALDLPFAQEEAEALARILPEPSLRLREAATAGEVAKGAGRFRIIHLAAHGFFDDAHPLESALFLARGALKVADLYRLDLDADLVTLSACETALSTVSRGDEVVGFTRGLLYAGSRSVLSSLWKVDDRCTRDLMVAFYRNLPGSTKTEALRDAQRAVRAGHPHPYYWAAFRVTGNLE, from the coding sequence GTGCTTCGAACGGTGTGCTCGGCCTTCCTCCTGCTCTGCCTCGCCCGCCCCGTCCCGGCGCAGGACATCAAGCTCGCGCGGATGGCACAGAAGCAGCAGCACTTCGAAATCATCCGGACGCTCCAGCCCCGCATCGACCGGCAGGAGGCCGTGCCTTCCGCGCAGCTGATGTTCCTGGCCGGGGCCTATTCCGAGACGCGCAACTACAGCCGCCTGTTTCCCACCTGCGACCGCCTTCAGCGCCAGATCGAAGGGGGGGACGCCCGCATGTTCGGGGGCGACCTCTCCGCCCTGCCCCACTTCATGCGGGCCAACGCCTTCCTGGACCTGGGCGATCCCGAACGGGCCCTGATGGAGGCCCAGGCGGCCGACGCCATCCTCGCCGGGCAGACCTCCAGCGCCAACGCCTTCCTGGACGCCTTCCACTTCGAGACCTGGGGCGCCCTGGGCGTGGCCCAGGCCCTCCTCGGGCATTCCGGCCAGGCCCGGGCCTGCGTCGCGCGTCTGGAGGGCGTGGACCTGGGCGCGACCCTCAACGGCCCCCAGAAGTTCACCGCCATCGCCAAGATCCACATGGCCCTGGGCGACTACGCCAAGGCCCTGGAGGCCGTGCGGAACCCCAGGGCCGAGTACCACGGCCTGGCCTCCCTGCTCTACGACAACACGTTCCAGGTCATCCCCCTGGCCTACATCCAGGCCAGGTGCCAGCTGGAGACGGGCCGGGTGGAGGAGGCCCGGGCCGGCTACGACCGCCTCCTCAGGCACCCCCGCCTGGCGGAGGTCGGCGGCCTCCACTGGCCGGTGCTCCTCGACCGGGCGCGCATCGCCCTCCGGGACGGCCAGGACCCGCTGGCGGAGGACCTCCTTCGCAGGTCGGTGGAAGTCGTCGAGCGGCAGCGGGCCTCCATCGGCACCGAGGCCGGCCGCATCGGCTTCGTGGGCGACAAGCAGGCCTGCTACGAGGAACTCGTCGCGCTGCTGGCGAGGCTCGGCCGCGCACGGGAGGCCTTCGAGTTCGTGGAACGCGCCAAGGGCCGGGCCCTCGTCGATCTCCTGGCCTCCCAGAAGCAGCTGGGCCGCCCCGGGGACCAGGCCGTGCTGGCCCGGCTCGACTCGCCCGGGCTCGACCTCCGCGCGATCCCCGACCCCGCGGCCCCGGACAGCCGCGGCATCCTCGTCGCCGCGCGCAGGGAGCTCCAGGCCCGGGCGCCGGAGCTGGCCTCGCTGGTCAGCGTCCAGGACGTGCGGGCCGGGGCGATCCAGGCGCGGCTGGGCACGGACGAGACCCTGGTGGAATACTACGCCGCCGGCCCCCGCTGGATGGCCTTCGTGGTGACCCGCACGGCCCTCACGGCGCACGCCCTCGAGGCCCCGGACCTGGAGGCCAGGGTTCGGGAGCTGCGCCGGACCCTCGCCGATCCCGGCCGGGAGCCCGCCCAGACCCGGGAACTCCAGCGGATGCTCCTCGACCGCCTGGACCTGGCGACTCCGCGCCTCACCATCGTCCCCCACGGGGTCCTGCACTACGTGCCCTTCTGCGCCCTGGGCACCCGGGACGCCGCGCTCCTGGACCGGTTCAGCCTGCGCATCCTGCCCAGCGCCACGCTGCTCACCTTCCTGAAGCCCCGCAAGGCCGGAGGCGGTTCGCTGATCCTCGGGAATCCCGACCTGGGGCAGGCCGCCCTGGACCTCCCCTTCGCCCAGGAGGAGGCCGAGGCCCTGGCCCGCATCCTCCCGGAGCCCTCCCTGCGCCTGCGCGAGGCGGCCACGGCCGGGGAGGTGGCCAAGGGCGCGGGGCGCTTCCGGATCATCCACCTGGCCGCCCACGGGTTCTTCGACGACGCCCACCCGCTGGAATCGGCCCTCTTCCTGGCCCGGGGCGCGCTGAAGGTGGCCGACCTCTACCGCCTGGACCTGGACGCCGACCTGGTCACCCTGAGCGCATGCGAGACGGCCCTGTCCACGGTGTCCCGGGGCGACGAGGTGGTGGGGTTCACCCGGGGCCTCCTGTACGCGGGCTCCCGGTCGGTGCTCTCCAGCCTCTGGAAGGTGGACGACCGCTGCACCCGGGACCTCATGGTGGCGTTCTACCGGAACCTCCCCGGCAGCACCAAGACGGAGGCCCTGCGGGACGCCCAGCGCGCGGTGCGCGCCGGGCATCCCCATCCCTACTACTGGGCCGCGTTCAGGGTGACGGGCAACCTCGAGTAG
- a CDS encoding PP2C family protein-serine/threonine phosphatase — protein sequence MTGSPGRILVVDDVEANRDLLIRRLQKLGLEAEAAAGGAEALAMVAGGGFDVVLLDIMMPGMDGYEVLSRLKADEALRHLPVIMISAVEELGSVVRCIELGAEDYLPKPFNPVILKARVSASLDKKRLRDRERLYAASLERELEIGHEIQKGFLPEALPALDGWDLAARFAPARQVAGDFYDAFAVAGGLTMLVVADVCGKGVGAALYMALFRSLIRAAATGAEGDPDRILACAARTTNDYIATVHERSSMFATAFLGIVDPGSGEFAYVNCGHDEPVLAAGGAVRARLAPTGPALGLMPGSAFRVAREAIAPGEGLLVFTDGVTEARGAGGFFGEGRLLEVPHGHSAGEWLGAVVDAVREHAAGFEPSDDITLVALRRR from the coding sequence GTGACCGGGTCCCCGGGCCGGATCCTCGTCGTCGACGACGTCGAGGCGAACCGGGACCTGCTCATCCGCAGGCTCCAGAAGCTGGGCCTCGAGGCCGAAGCCGCGGCCGGCGGGGCCGAGGCGCTCGCGATGGTGGCGGGCGGGGGCTTCGACGTCGTGCTGCTGGACATCATGATGCCGGGCATGGACGGCTACGAGGTGCTCTCCCGCCTCAAGGCCGACGAGGCCCTGCGCCATCTGCCGGTCATCATGATCTCGGCGGTGGAGGAACTCGGGAGCGTGGTGCGCTGCATCGAGCTGGGGGCGGAGGACTACCTCCCCAAGCCCTTCAACCCCGTGATCCTGAAGGCCCGGGTCTCGGCCTCCCTGGACAAGAAGCGCCTGCGGGACCGGGAACGCCTCTACGCCGCGAGCCTCGAGCGGGAACTGGAGATCGGGCATGAGATCCAGAAGGGCTTCCTGCCCGAGGCGCTGCCGGCCCTGGACGGGTGGGACCTCGCCGCGCGGTTCGCTCCGGCGCGGCAGGTGGCCGGCGACTTCTACGACGCCTTCGCCGTGGCCGGGGGCCTCACGATGCTGGTCGTCGCCGACGTGTGCGGGAAGGGCGTGGGGGCGGCGCTCTACATGGCCCTCTTCCGGAGCCTCATCCGCGCCGCGGCCACCGGCGCCGAAGGGGATCCGGACCGGATCCTGGCGTGCGCCGCCCGCACCACCAACGACTACATCGCCACCGTCCACGAGCGCTCCAGCATGTTCGCCACCGCCTTCCTGGGCATCGTCGACCCCGGATCGGGGGAGTTCGCCTACGTGAACTGCGGCCACGACGAGCCGGTTCTCGCGGCAGGGGGCGCGGTGCGGGCCCGGCTCGCCCCCACGGGCCCGGCGCTCGGGCTCATGCCGGGGTCCGCCTTCCGCGTGGCGAGGGAGGCGATCGCGCCCGGCGAGGGGCTGCTGGTCTTCACCGACGGGGTGACGGAAGCGCGGGGCGCCGGGGGGTTCTTCGGGGAGGGGCGCCTGCTGGAGGTGCCCCATGGCCATTCGGCCGGCGAATGGCTCGGCGCGGTCGTAGACGCCGTGCGGGAACACGCGGCCGGCTTCGAGCCTTCGGACGACATCACCCTCGTCGCCCTGCGCCGGAGGTGA
- a CDS encoding response regulator: MTRILLVEDNENNRDMLSRRLRRRGHEVLTAADGLEGVALARTGAPELILLDMSLPGLDGWDAARLLKSEAATRPIPIIALTAHAMSGDREKALGAGCDDYGTKPVDFDGLLAKIAALVPPESP, from the coding sequence GTGACGCGGATCCTGCTCGTGGAGGACAACGAGAACAACCGGGACATGCTGAGCCGCCGCCTGCGGCGCCGGGGCCACGAGGTGCTCACCGCCGCCGACGGCCTGGAGGGGGTGGCCCTGGCCCGCACCGGCGCCCCGGAGCTGATCCTCCTGGACATGAGCCTGCCGGGCCTGGACGGCTGGGACGCGGCGCGGCTGCTGAAGTCGGAGGCGGCCACCCGCCCCATCCCCATCATCGCCCTCACGGCCCACGCCATGAGCGGGGACCGGGAGAAGGCCCTCGGGGCCGGGTGCGACGACTACGGCACCAAGCCCGTGGACTTCGATGGGCTGCTCGCCAAGATCGCGGCCCTGGTTCCTCCGGAATCTCCCTGA
- a CDS encoding patatin-like phospholipase family protein: MDSRHSKKVALVIGAGSVKCAAALGVQHVLRREGIGIDLVVGCSAGSIYAAMIAAGHDIETTREMTTRLWTRELTSQRDRMAMLRILFGRIFGRDATFGMRKDVLVMRRLRETFGTLAIEDAKVPLFITATDLANGDQVILSRGSVVDAIRASISIPYIFNPHRIGDRLLIDGFMSDPLPVNVAMREGADVIIAIGFESPFQRKFNTLGRFSFQLSSIMTNNLLKSRFAFHNLTHHSEVILIVPKFEKRVGLFDTEKIPYVMEVGEQAAEEQVPYLRRLLADAPVGA, encoded by the coding sequence ATGGACTCGAGGCACTCGAAAAAGGTGGCGCTGGTCATCGGGGCGGGCAGCGTGAAGTGCGCCGCGGCCCTGGGCGTGCAGCACGTCCTGAGGCGGGAGGGCATCGGGATCGACCTGGTGGTCGGGTGCAGCGCCGGGAGCATCTACGCGGCCATGATCGCCGCGGGCCACGACATCGAGACCACCCGGGAGATGACCACGCGGCTGTGGACCCGGGAGCTCACCAGCCAGCGGGACCGCATGGCCATGCTGCGCATCCTCTTCGGGCGCATCTTCGGACGGGACGCCACGTTCGGAATGCGCAAGGACGTGCTGGTCATGCGCCGCCTGCGGGAGACGTTCGGGACCCTGGCCATCGAGGACGCGAAGGTGCCTCTGTTCATCACCGCCACCGACCTTGCCAACGGCGACCAGGTCATCCTCTCCCGGGGAAGCGTGGTGGACGCCATCCGCGCGAGCATCTCCATCCCCTACATCTTCAACCCGCACCGCATCGGGGACCGGCTCCTCATCGACGGCTTCATGTCGGACCCGCTGCCTGTGAACGTGGCCATGCGCGAGGGCGCGGACGTGATCATCGCCATCGGCTTCGAGAGCCCCTTCCAGCGGAAGTTCAACACCCTCGGCCGCTTCTCCTTCCAGCTGAGCAGCATCATGACCAACAACCTGCTGAAGTCCCGCTTCGCCTTCCACAACCTCACCCACCACTCCGAGGTCATCCTCATCGTGCCGAAGTTCGAGAAGCGGGTGGGGCTCTTCGACACGGAGAAGATCCCCTACGTCATGGAGGTCGGGGAGCAGGCCGCGGAGGAGCAGGTCCCCTACCTGCGCAGGCTCCTGGCGGACGCCCCGGTCGGGGCGTGA
- a CDS encoding ATP-binding protein, protein MDELWLRPPDGPPAKLGKERPSLVIGRDPSSDLVVYDPSLSRNHARLFLEDGRAMLEDLGSRNGTQVNGELLLEPRAVAPGDLIVLGRISLALERAEDPSISFIMEVEQLRASSPGIQAPEGVLGWKEALDLIHGLSLDMLGDVPAEVMLGNLLERVFPFLRPDRGAALLLDAGGAMVQVAARTRRQGAGFQVQPSRTLLEKVVEGRKALLINNPILDAQFAQAQSIVASGATSVMMVPLEHDGEVLGVIYLDAGLLRGAFTGEDLRLLAVAGHMAAAKIRTTRLLAELEEKRHLEVLYAAAEEATRAKSEFLSRMSHELRTPLNAIIGYGEMLQEDAGDAGQTSMVEDLRRITGAGKHLLLLVNDILDLSKIEAGKMELHLEAFEVEPLVQELVSMTLPLAGRNGNALELRCAPGAGAMLSDITKVRQVLLNLLGNACKFTSNGTVALDVDREGGWLAFAVRDTGIGLTPEQIGRLFQNFSQADSSTTRRFGGTGLGLAVGRLLARMMGGDIQVESVSGQGSTFTLRLPARAPEPGGEP, encoded by the coding sequence ATGGACGAACTCTGGCTCCGCCCTCCCGACGGTCCCCCCGCAAAGCTGGGGAAGGAACGGCCCTCCCTCGTCATCGGCCGGGATCCCTCCAGCGACCTGGTGGTGTACGACCCCAGCCTCTCCCGCAACCACGCGCGGCTGTTCCTGGAGGACGGCCGCGCCATGCTGGAGGACCTGGGGTCCCGCAACGGCACCCAGGTCAACGGGGAGCTCCTCCTGGAGCCCCGGGCCGTGGCCCCGGGGGACCTGATCGTCCTGGGCCGGATCAGCCTCGCCCTGGAACGGGCCGAGGATCCCTCGATCTCCTTCATCATGGAGGTGGAGCAGCTGCGGGCCTCGTCGCCCGGGATCCAGGCCCCCGAGGGCGTCCTGGGCTGGAAGGAGGCCCTGGACCTCATCCACGGGCTGAGCCTGGACATGCTCGGGGACGTCCCGGCCGAGGTGATGCTGGGGAACCTGCTCGAGCGGGTCTTCCCCTTCCTCCGGCCCGACCGCGGCGCGGCGCTGCTGCTGGACGCGGGGGGCGCCATGGTCCAGGTGGCGGCGCGAACCCGCAGGCAGGGCGCCGGTTTCCAGGTCCAGCCCTCCCGGACCCTGCTGGAGAAGGTGGTGGAGGGCCGCAAGGCCCTGCTCATCAACAACCCCATCCTGGACGCCCAGTTCGCCCAGGCCCAGTCGATCGTGGCCAGCGGGGCCACCTCGGTCATGATGGTGCCCCTGGAGCACGACGGCGAGGTCCTGGGGGTCATCTACCTGGACGCCGGCCTCCTGCGGGGCGCGTTCACCGGGGAGGACCTGCGCCTCCTGGCGGTCGCCGGCCACATGGCCGCCGCCAAGATCCGCACCACCCGGCTCCTGGCGGAGCTGGAGGAGAAGCGGCACCTGGAGGTCCTCTACGCGGCCGCCGAGGAGGCCACCCGCGCCAAGAGCGAGTTCCTCTCGCGCATGAGCCACGAGCTGCGCACCCCCCTCAACGCCATCATCGGCTACGGGGAGATGCTCCAGGAGGACGCCGGGGACGCGGGCCAGACCTCCATGGTGGAGGACCTGCGGCGCATCACGGGAGCCGGGAAGCACCTGCTCCTGCTGGTCAACGACATCCTCGACCTCTCCAAGATCGAGGCCGGGAAGATGGAACTCCACCTGGAAGCCTTCGAGGTGGAGCCCCTGGTCCAGGAACTCGTGTCCATGACCCTGCCCCTGGCCGGGAGGAACGGCAACGCCCTGGAGCTCCGCTGCGCCCCCGGCGCCGGCGCCATGCTCAGCGACATCACCAAGGTGCGCCAGGTGCTTCTCAACCTGCTGGGCAACGCCTGCAAGTTCACGTCCAACGGCACCGTGGCCCTGGACGTGGACCGGGAAGGCGGCTGGCTCGCCTTCGCCGTGCGGGACACCGGCATCGGCCTCACGCCCGAGCAGATCGGCAGGCTCTTCCAGAACTTCTCCCAGGCCGACAGCTCCACGACCCGGCGCTTCGGCGGCACCGGCCTCGGACTCGCCGTGGGGCGGCTCCTGGCGCGGATGATGGGCGGGGACATCCAGGTGGAGAGCGTGTCCGGCCAGGGCTCCACGTTCACCCTGCGCCTCCCGGCCCGGGCCCCGGAGCCGGGAGGGGAACCGTGA